One genomic segment of Profundibacter amoris includes these proteins:
- a CDS encoding NUDIX hydrolase yields the protein MDKTAIRNAATVIMVRDTQHDPRILMGQRGAKAAFMPNKFVFPGGAVDTGDADIPLATSLQDRCIAQLSHETDPALIPALATAAIREVWEETGLILGEAGTWPTPPPADWASFAAAGYLPSAAGLTFVFRAITPPGRPRRFDARFFMVDAARQVCGDVDDFTHACDELSHLQWIRLDDVRHFDLPFITQVVMAEVTNLIRNGETPDTVPFFRNDDEESLFLRLGGARL from the coding sequence ATGGACAAGACAGCAATTCGCAACGCGGCAACCGTGATCATGGTGCGGGATACGCAGCATGACCCGCGTATCCTGATGGGGCAACGCGGGGCCAAAGCCGCCTTTATGCCCAATAAATTCGTCTTTCCCGGCGGGGCCGTGGATACGGGTGATGCCGACATCCCGCTGGCCACCTCTCTGCAGGATCGCTGTATCGCGCAGTTGTCGCACGAGACCGACCCCGCCCTGATCCCCGCACTGGCCACCGCCGCCATTCGCGAGGTCTGGGAGGAAACCGGCCTGATACTGGGCGAGGCCGGCACATGGCCAACACCGCCGCCAGCGGATTGGGCCAGCTTTGCCGCCGCCGGCTATCTGCCTTCGGCGGCCGGTCTGACCTTTGTGTTTCGCGCCATCACCCCGCCGGGGCGCCCGCGCCGGTTTGATGCGCGCTTCTTCATGGTGGATGCGGCCCGGCAGGTTTGCGGTGATGTGGATGATTTCACCCACGCCTGTGACGAGCTATCACATCTGCAATGGATTAGGCTGGACGATGTGCGCCATTTTGATCTGCCCTTTATCACGCAGGTGGTGATGGCCGAGGTCACAAACCTGATCCGCAACGGGGAAACCCCCGACACGGTGCCGTTTTTTCGCAATGATGACGAGGAAAGCCTGTTTTTGCGGTTGGGCGGCGCGCGGCTCTAG